From Triticum aestivum cultivar Chinese Spring chromosome 7B, IWGSC CS RefSeq v2.1, whole genome shotgun sequence:
cacataagcgatgtgaactagattatcgactctagtaaaccctttgggtgttggtcacatgacgatgtgaactatgggtgttagtcatatacagatatgaatattgatgttaaatcacatggcgatgtgaactagattattgactctagtgcaagtgggagactgaaggaaatatgccctagaggcaataataaagttattatttatttccttatttcatgataaatgtttattattcatgctagaattgtattaaccggaaacataatacatgtgtgaatacatagacaaacatagtgtcactagtatgcctctacttgactagctcgtttatcaaagatggttatgtttcgtagccatggacaaaagagttgtcatttgattaacgggatcacatcattaggagaatgatgtgattgacttgacccattccgttagcttagcacttgatcgtttagtatgttgctattgctttcttcatgacttatacatgttcctgtaactatgagattatgcaactcccgtttgccggaggaacactttgggtgctaccaaacgtcacaacgtaactgggtgattataaaggagtactacaggtgtctccaaaggtacatgttgggttggcatatttcgagattaggttttgtcacttcgattgtcggagaggtatctctgggccctctcggtaatgcacatcactataagccttgcaagcaatgtagctaatgagttagttacggaatgatgcattacgtaacgagtaaagagacttgccggtaacgagattgaactaggtattggataccgacgatcgaatctcgggcaagtaacataccgatgacaaagggaacaatgtatgttgttatgcggtttgaccgataaagatcttcgtagaatatgtgggagccaatatgggcatccaggtcccgctattggttattgaccggaaacaagttctaggtcatgtctacataggtctcgaacccgtagggtccgcacgcttaacgtttcgttggcgatatagtattatatgagttatgtatgttggtaaccgaatgttgttcggagtcacagataagatcatggacatgacgaggaactccggaatggtccggagataaagtttgatatatgggataatagtgtttgatctccggaagagttccggaattcaccggaaggggttccggatgtttcccgaaatgtttgggaacgataacacgttatttgggccaaaggggaaagcccaaaGATTTTTGAAAAGCgcaaaagaaagttttgcggagtccaggggccagacgccagggtccctggcgtctgggtccagacgccgggaaccctggcgtctggccctggagtccgagaaggactcttgcctttcgggtgaaaccgactttgtgaccgataaagatcctaTAATTTACGAACAACATGTACTAATGAAACATGAAGGCAGCACATGCATGCATATTAGTAAATTGGTCCCACCAGTTTTATGAAGCTTATTTAGAAAGAAAAAGACAAGCACGTTGCAGAGCTTCAAAATATTACTATTTTAGGAACTGAATTATTATTTTCCAAGTacatataaaatttcatgaatatATCTATTTATCTATGAGCTTAAAAACGTAGATATTTGAATGTACAATGGATGTATTATTTATATATGAGCTTAAAAATTAGCTTATACAAACTTTGTCAATGTTTATAGAGAAAATGGTCTATACCTACAGTATAGAAATATACATTGTCAAAATTAacaagttttttttttgcgggaaaaactttcaatctattaatcttcaatcatggtagtacaacaaatactagaaataataaaaattacatcaagatccgtagaccatctagcgacgactacaagcactgaagcgagccgaaggcgcgccgctgtcatcgcccctccctcgtcgaAGCCAGGCAAACgctattgtagtagacagtcgggaagtcgtcgtgctaaggccccatagaaccaatGCACCCGAACAACAATCGCcgcagatgaagagtgtagattAAAAGGATcaaacctgaagacacacgaacgaagacgaacgatgaacagatccaagcaaatccaccaaagatagatccgccggagagaCACTTCCACATgcccaccgatgatgctagacgcatcaccggaatgggggctaggcggggagacctttattcaaGTTTTAGCTTAAGAATCTAATAAGCACTACattttgggacaaagggagtattATGGAtctatatttttttttcttttttgttaggAAATGTAAATATTTACTAATGATGAAATTACACATTTACGTACAACATATGTGCATGTACATGATATATTGTTTTAAAATGGTCTAAAACCTATAAACATGGTTTCCATTTTTTTAATTTACAAAATTTCGGGCCCGCTATGTGTACATAGCTGGTCTCCCACTCCAGATTTGATTTTTCCTATTTATGTTGGTGGAAAAGTTCTAGAAAAACATGTTTTTTACTCTCGAAAAATCTAGGTACATACCCGCAAAAAATAATCTAGGCACACAATAGGAGTATATATCTGGCCTCCAACTTCGAAATGTTTCTCCCTTTATCTCTGAATTGTTTCAGCACAGTGTGAGAAGCCAAAGACAGTAATTGAGATTCACATATTAATTTTATCCAAAGAAGAAAAGTGAGCATTCACATATGAACTGAATTAATCTAATCTACATGATATAAGTGATCACTTACTATAGGGAGGCCATATCCGTGGTCATGTCTCATATGTTATACGCTAGCCAAAAAAAGAAACTCCTTTGTGTCATGGACATGACCCTTCAATTTTGTACTATGCTTTTCGTAGTTCCACAATTCGTCTCCTATTCGATATAGTAAAAACTGAAAAACAAAATAGACCATGGTGCGTCGTTAGGTAAAATATAACAGAATTATATACATTATTTCATGATAGGAATCCATCATATACACCTGGACTACTTCTAGACATAATCTTATGCACTCATATTACTTTCCATTGAATGTTGAAAGTCACAAACCATGTTAACTATAATTTATTAATCAATTTTATTGAGTAGAGCAAGATGAGCATAATGAACAAGGAAATGGTAACTACAATGGGAGTGAGCTAAGGAGCGTTTCAGAAATATTTGATGAATTAAACACCAAAGGTTACCTTTTCATGGATGGACAATCGGTGGAGCATATTGACAAATGGTATATACCGTAATTGAATAGAAAAACTATTTGGTAAAAGTTGGGGCGGGTGGAGGAACATTTTTTTTGGGCGTGGAAGATGGAGGAAGACTACATAAAGTTTCGGTATGAGACTAGTTTTTGGATTTACCTCTGTGTGGGAAAGTTCTTAAATTTGATGTTGGTAACACTTAAATAGCCCATGAGAAATGGAGCAGAGAAAACTAAAGCAATCGTTATATTTTGCATGAGAAGCTAGGGATCCGCACAACCACTCTATGTCATCCCTGTACCAATGTATCATACAGTTAACTAAAACAATGCCAAATAAGTTTTCCGTGGTGTATTTTGTCCATACATCTTTCCATAAGGGTATTAAAATAATCTACTGACATTTCATCTTCTACCTaacacatacacacaaaaaataaaCCTAACAACACATGGCAAATGTATCTAGCCTCGCAAATGTGCCGGTCACACCGCTCGTTGTAATTAATACCAGATGGAGCATTGCAATTTAATAGAGTGATAGCAGCACAGCAGGGTGACTGAAATGGAAACTCGAAATACAATCCAACAATACTAGTAGTACTTCTCTGAGCAATCTGATGCTAAGCAACACCCAAGGACGGTTGTTACATTCCACCTCCTTCACTCTGCAACCTGATGCTAATTAAGGCTATTACCCGCATGATCTAGCTGGGAGTCTGGGACTAGAAGAGGAGCACCCACACCAGTAAAAGAGTAGCCAGCGACACCTTTGCCGGCGCCGGAGCACCCGCGAACGTCAGCCGGCCGCCGCCGTTGCCATGGATGTCGTAGGTCATCTTCCTGCCGGTCTGCAGCAGGCTGCCTAGGACGGACCCGCCGGTGGTCGATGGCAGTATGCTCAGGCACGTCGTCTGCCCGTCAGGGACGGGCAAGAAGTAGTTCTGCGCCTTGAGCTCCATCGTCGCGTGGGCGCCGTCGAACACCAGGGCCAGCTTGGGAACCTTCAGCTTGGAGAAGTGCTGCGTGAGGAAGCACAGGCTGTGGCCGGACGTAGCGTTCAACGGAGCCAGGCCCTGCAATCGGATCCTGCTCATGAGCTCCCGCCTCAGAACCTTGTACGCGGCCTCCTCGAGGTAGGTGAATGGCAGGGTGGTGCTGAGGAACACCCCGCCGGAGCCGTTCGCCCGGACGTCGAAGGTCCCCGCCGGGATGTCGGTGAGGAGCTGCCCGTCCACCTGCAGGCCGATGAGGTTGACGTAGTACAAGTGAGGGTCCTGGTTGGGCCTGGCCACCAGCAGCGGCGTGTGGCTGCCCTTAGCTTTGGGGTGGTCTGCGACTGCCCAGCTCAAGCTAACGAAGGCCTTGCCGTTGTCGGGGTCGTCGGGGAGCACGAAGAAGTAGGAGAACCTGGAGATCTGCCGCTGCGAGACGAAGGAGAGGGGGCCCCTGCTGAATCCGACGAAGCCGGAGACGCCGTCGAGGCCGTCCCGCAGCGTGACGTTGCCGCTGCAGCCGAACACCACGCCGATGAAGACCCTGTTCCCCAAACCGAACGTTTCGGTGGCGAGGTAGCCGGACGCGTTGCCGGCGCCGTAGATGTGCTCCACGTACCCGCAGCGGGCTGCGCAGCCGTGGTCGCCGGGATGGCAAGTCCGGTCGGCGTAGTGGATCTGGCCAAAGGAGCCAGAGTTGTTGCGCACGGATGATGGGCAGGGGGCGATCGGGGCGAAGGAGGGCCTGAGCCCGGGCAGGAAGGTGGGCTTGCGCCTGAGCCCCGGCCCGCACTGCATCCAGACGAGCTCGCTGGAGATGTCCATGATGACCGAGAGGGTCTGCAGGCCGACCGAGAGGTCGAAGGTGAAGGCGCTGAACGTCTGCGCCGGGATGACGAGGCCCTCCGTCAAGTGGCCGCTGTTGGCCCAAGCCGACCAACGGACACCATGGATGACGAAGTCACCGGCGGCCACCGGCGCCACCagaaggagaagcagaagaagcGAGCAAGCTGCAGCTGGGGCTGGCATTGCTACGGTCTCTGGATGTAGTTCAAGCCAAGCAAGGCAGTTGCATTTGAGCAGCAAGCCCAGTGACCCTTATATATGCAGCACAGGCACGTTGAAATTTCCATGCGCTCTCCTAGGTTGTGATCCCTTTTCACAAAATAGACCTTCCAagtctttttttcttttcatttagGTTAATCTTCCACTTGTTTAAATACACAAATCTGTATAAGAATATATTACAATACCAAACTAGCCAGATCAACAGGCCCTGTGATCACTATATAAGTATATATACAGTGCACTCTCATCTTTCTAGGTTTAGGCTGTAATCTTCCTCCTGCTTAAATACATCTACTGGGTGAGAGCGTGAAGCTTGAAGGGCTTAAATCAAATTTCTGGTTCAATCATGGAGACGCGGGGGCGAGGAAGGATCCACGAAATTTCTGCTTGAACCAACCAACATGGAGGCCATGAGCTACTCTAGTCGGACAGGATTCATGGCTTTGGCCGGGCATGCCAAAACGGAAACCACCTAACTTGCATGAAGAGGACGCCACAGCGACGCGTATTTTCCTCAACCATGTAAGCGTGTGTTCTGCATTTATCAATGCTGCAAAAGGCAccacagctctctctctctctctctctctctctctctctctctctctctctctctctctctctctctctctctctctctctctctctctctctctctatctctctctctctctctctctctctctctctctctctctctctctttctctctctctctcttcatatttACTGCTCCCACATATATAAGGAAAATAACCCAGCGCATAGGTGTCCATCTGCCTCCACTGAAGCCCTACTCCCCTTCCCCAAAACTAGGCATGATGGTACCTAAGACCGTCAATGATTTCGGTAGGGTGGAGAGCATGACTGGATGTACAAGAGGGGATCACACGCAGGGGGTTTTACCCAGATTCAGCCCCCCATGGTTGATATAATACCctactccttttctttttattaACAGTGAAAATCCGTAGTGTGAGGGGCTTATAGATGGATGCCATAATGAGTGGTCTCGACTAAAAGTCAGATGTCCCACGATCTACCCTTGCTCTCGCCTTATAAAGGGGGACGAGAGCTAGGTTTTACAGGTTTCCTAGTTGGCCTCCCTCTAAGTCGGTCAAGGAGACCACGGCTTACAAGGCCAAGATGGTAATTATACGGAAGTCGGGCTTACTCTCGAATCAAGGTCCCTTGCCTGTCGCCTGGCACCCTAAACCCAGAGCCCGATCCATTGATTGGCCTGCCGGCCGATGGGCCACCCCTGATACTATGCACCAT
This genomic window contains:
- the LOC123162381 gene encoding aspartic proteinase nepenthesin-1, whose product is MPAPAAACSLLLLLLLVAPVAAGDFVIHGVRWSAWANSGHLTEGLVIPAQTFSAFTFDLSVGLQTLSVIMDISSELVWMQCGPGLRRKPTFLPGLRPSFAPIAPCPSSVRNNSGSFGQIHYADRTCHPGDHGCAARCGYVEHIYGAGNASGYLATETFGLGNRVFIGVVFGCSGNVTLRDGLDGVSGFVGFSRGPLSFVSQRQISRFSYFFVLPDDPDNGKAFVSLSWAVADHPKAKGSHTPLLVARPNQDPHLYYVNLIGLQVDGQLLTDIPAGTFDVRANGSGGVFLSTTLPFTYLEEAAYKVLRRELMSRIRLQGLAPLNATSGHSLCFLTQHFSKLKVPKLALVFDGAHATMELKAQNYFLPVPDGQTTCLSILPSTTGGSVLGSLLQTGRKMTYDIHGNGGGRLTFAGAPAPAKVSLATLLLVWVLLF